In Methanoregula sp., a single genomic region encodes these proteins:
- a CDS encoding PAS domain S-box protein gives MTDFHYVPGSDHIHLDVIAPLARKSNGAGKPVGAVLLSIDPEDFLYPLIQSWPVPSGSAETLLVEREGDHVLFLNELRHRNNTALNLTIPLIQTDVPSVMAVLGTTGAFEGTDYRGADVISVLEPIPGSPWFIVAKVDTGEAYSSWRSRSALIVALVAGTVISVFIIIGLVWQRRQKYFYRSLYATEAERNKEELQNRERLETLLRLSEMQSASEQELMDFVLDAGCRLTNSSLSFIGVMSPDEAVFDITAWSKSAMKDCSVAASPIHFPIEKAGIWAEAVRKRTPLIVNDYNAPQAAKKGLPPGHVPITRFASIPIFDQQRIVMVCAVANKDADYTPLDVDNLTLLMQGVWNHLRKRSADEALRQKTTDLEAAYEEITASDEELAANYDELAKSQQALAESERKYRTMIDWTYDWEYWIGPNRNVIYVSPSVERITGYAPTEFIADKDLMERIVHPDDRARWEEHLTLHANNTQSSNSAEIEFRIIARDGSTRWIGHTCQAIFADDDTWAGRRISNRDITGRKRAEEALRETNEYLTSLFDYANAPIIVWDTEFRITRFNHAFERLTGSIAEGVIGKPVDILFPDDSRQRSMALLGQATGGERWEAIEIPIHRKDGSRRTVLWNSATIYADDGTTVIATIAQGQDITDRKQAEEALRESERLYRSLFENMLNGFAYCKMIYEDGDPRDFTYLAVNRAFGELTGLHDVEGKNVSVVIPGIREADPRLFEVYGRVASTGIPERFEIFVESLTMWFSISVYSPQHGYFVTVFDVITDRKAAEESLRESEKRFRSAFDLAAIGMSLTALDGRFMKVNQAFTRMMGYSEEEVLQSNYTDLTYPEDIASSEAERLDLLFSTKEAAHFEKRYMKKDGRIIRAFVSHILVRDENNKPQYFVTIIQDITERKVAEDALRESEHRFRNLVETTSDWVWEVDETGHYTYSSPQIFAILGYNPEELPGKTPFDFMPPEEAARVGEIFSKIVASQQMFSSLENTNLHKDGHKVILDTSGVPVFRPDGTFCGYRGIDRDITDRKRAEEALRETNEYLRSLLDYANAPIIVWDPEFRITRFNHAFEDLTGMTEREAIGQHISRLFPESSREASLELIQKTVAGERWEVVEIPILHRYGEIRMVLWNSANIVDPSGTLISTIAQGQDITERKAAEEDLKSSNAFLDMIIDMSPFSMWICDKEGTVTRVNRSLCQTIRLTPDDIVGKYNVLRDTNLETQGVMPGVRAVFDNYTPARFSIRWKAADAGDVDFKGARDMHIDVSLFPILNARGELTHVVCQWVDITERKNAEDALRETNEYLQNLIDYANAPIIVWDPQFRITRFNHAFEKLTGRTEEDVIGQHLAILFPESSRDGSVEQIKKTLEGERWEVVEIPILHRSGEIRIVLWNSANIVSPDGTIISTIAQGTDITGRKLAEEALRGSEASYRVLAENLPGIVYRIHLREDNRMVFFNDQLTALSGYAPEELVKGAVCSIEPFIHPDDIPRVLAAVEKAVAESTTFSVEYRFRHKDGSWRYFIERGKVVPGQDLAPQFIDGVIHDVTDRKLTETQREKLIRTLEQKNTELERYTYTVSHDLKSPLITIRGFAGLLEDDALKADHLLLKKDIHRITEAADTMQSLLADLLELSRVGRIVNPPEKIPFGRIVSEAVDLLAGSLTERGVTVEIAPDLPEVIVDSARIREVMVNLIENAIKFLGNRPDPKIRIGVDTTGETPVFFVQDNGIGINPRYLERIFNLFEKLDASARGTGIGLTISRRIIEVHGGKIWAESEGPGKGTTFRFTLPAVPAGTLDHGRS, from the coding sequence ATGACGGATTTTCACTATGTCCCGGGCAGCGATCATATCCACCTCGATGTCATCGCCCCCCTTGCCCGTAAGAGTAATGGTGCTGGCAAGCCAGTCGGCGCCGTCCTGCTCTCGATCGATCCGGAGGATTTCCTGTATCCTCTGATCCAGTCGTGGCCGGTACCAAGCGGGAGTGCAGAAACCCTGCTCGTTGAACGCGAGGGGGATCATGTCCTGTTCCTGAATGAACTCCGTCACCGGAACAATACCGCACTCAACCTGACAATCCCACTCATCCAGACGGACGTCCCATCCGTGATGGCGGTATTGGGAACTACCGGTGCATTTGAAGGAACGGATTACCGGGGGGCAGATGTGATCTCGGTGCTGGAACCGATCCCCGGTTCTCCCTGGTTCATCGTGGCGAAAGTCGATACCGGGGAGGCGTACTCGTCGTGGCGAAGTCGCTCGGCACTTATTGTCGCACTGGTAGCGGGAACAGTGATAAGCGTTTTTATCATCATCGGGCTGGTCTGGCAGCGCCGGCAGAAATATTTTTACCGCTCTCTCTATGCAACAGAAGCGGAGCGAAACAAAGAAGAGCTGCAGAACCGCGAGCGGCTGGAGACCCTGCTGCGGCTCTCTGAAATGCAGTCTGCCAGTGAACAGGAACTTATGGACTTTGTTCTCGATGCCGGATGCAGGCTTACGAACAGTTCACTGTCTTTTATCGGTGTAATGTCCCCGGACGAGGCGGTCTTTGACATCACAGCATGGTCGAAGTCGGCAATGAAGGACTGTTCCGTTGCCGCATCGCCGATCCATTTCCCTATCGAAAAAGCAGGCATCTGGGCTGAGGCCGTGCGAAAAAGAACCCCGCTTATCGTCAATGACTATAACGCACCCCAGGCGGCAAAGAAAGGTCTTCCCCCGGGACATGTTCCCATCACACGGTTTGCATCCATTCCGATCTTCGATCAGCAGCGGATCGTCATGGTCTGTGCCGTTGCCAATAAAGACGCTGATTATACGCCATTGGATGTGGACAACCTCACGCTCCTGATGCAGGGGGTCTGGAACCATCTCCGGAAGCGTTCGGCGGATGAGGCGCTGCGCCAGAAGACTACCGATCTTGAGGCTGCGTATGAAGAGATTACTGCGAGCGACGAGGAGCTGGCAGCAAACTACGATGAACTGGCAAAGAGCCAGCAGGCATTAGCCGAGAGCGAGCGGAAATACCGCACCATGATCGACTGGACGTATGACTGGGAATACTGGATCGGTCCGAACAGGAACGTTATCTATGTCTCACCATCCGTTGAACGCATCACGGGTTACGCTCCCACTGAATTTATTGCTGACAAAGATCTGATGGAACGGATCGTCCACCCCGATGACCGTGCCCGGTGGGAGGAACACCTCACACTCCATGCAAACAATACGCAGAGTAGCAATTCCGCAGAGATTGAGTTCCGCATTATTGCACGGGACGGTTCCACACGCTGGATCGGCCATACCTGCCAGGCGATCTTTGCAGATGATGACACATGGGCCGGAAGAAGGATCTCCAACCGGGACATCACCGGGCGGAAACGGGCGGAAGAAGCGCTCCGCGAGACCAACGAGTACCTTACCAGCCTCTTCGATTATGCAAACGCTCCGATCATTGTCTGGGATACGGAGTTCCGGATCACCCGGTTCAATCACGCGTTCGAGCGCCTGACGGGGAGCATTGCGGAAGGGGTCATTGGAAAACCTGTCGACATCCTGTTTCCCGACGATTCACGTCAACGGTCGATGGCTCTCCTGGGGCAGGCAACGGGAGGTGAACGATGGGAAGCAATAGAGATCCCCATCCACCGTAAGGATGGCTCCCGGCGGACTGTGCTCTGGAACTCGGCAACAATCTATGCTGATGACGGGACAACAGTTATCGCCACCATTGCACAGGGGCAGGATATTACGGACAGGAAGCAGGCGGAAGAAGCCCTTCGTGAGAGTGAGCGGCTCTACCGCTCCCTGTTTGAGAATATGCTGAACGGGTTTGCATATTGCAAAATGATCTATGAAGACGGTGACCCGCGGGATTTCACCTACCTTGCCGTGAATCGTGCCTTTGGGGAGCTGACCGGGTTACACGATGTGGAAGGAAAGAATGTCTCGGTAGTCATCCCGGGTATCCGCGAGGCAGATCCCCGGCTTTTCGAAGTTTACGGAAGGGTGGCATCAACCGGCATTCCCGAACGGTTCGAGATATTCGTGGAATCCTTAACAATGTGGTTCTCAATCTCGGTATATTCCCCGCAGCACGGGTATTTTGTAACCGTTTTCGACGTAATTACCGATCGCAAGGCTGCCGAGGAATCACTGCGCGAGAGCGAGAAGCGGTTCCGTTCTGCCTTTGATCTTGCCGCAATCGGGATGTCGCTGACCGCACTGGACGGGCGGTTCATGAAAGTAAACCAGGCATTCACGAGAATGATGGGGTATTCGGAAGAGGAGGTTCTCCAGTCCAATTATACCGATCTCACGTACCCGGAGGATATCGCATCCAGTGAGGCGGAACGCCTGGATCTCCTTTTCAGCACAAAGGAGGCGGCGCATTTTGAGAAGCGGTATATGAAAAAAGACGGCCGGATCATCCGGGCCTTTGTCAGCCATATCCTCGTGCGGGATGAAAACAACAAGCCGCAGTATTTTGTCACGATAATCCAGGATATCACCGAGCGCAAAGTGGCAGAAGATGCTCTGCGCGAGAGCGAGCACCGGTTCAGAAATCTTGTCGAAACAACCAGCGACTGGGTATGGGAAGTGGATGAAACCGGGCACTATACCTATTCAAGTCCGCAGATATTCGCGATTCTCGGGTATAACCCCGAGGAATTACCGGGTAAAACCCCCTTTGACTTCATGCCTCCGGAAGAGGCTGCGCGTGTCGGTGAGATCTTCAGTAAGATTGTTGCTTCACAACAAATGTTCTCATCTCTTGAAAATACGAATCTGCATAAAGACGGCCATAAAGTCATCCTCGATACCAGCGGCGTTCCGGTATTTCGCCCGGATGGAACATTCTGCGGGTACCGCGGAATTGATCGGGATATCACTGATCGCAAGCGGGCAGAAGAAGCGCTCCGCGAGACCAACGAATACCTCCGCAGCCTGCTGGATTATGCCAATGCCCCGATCATTGTCTGGGACCCGGAATTCCGGATTACCCGGTTCAACCACGCATTCGAGGATCTGACCGGCATGACCGAACGGGAAGCCATTGGCCAGCACATCTCCCGGCTCTTCCCGGAATCAAGCCGGGAAGCTTCTCTCGAACTGATTCAAAAGACCGTTGCCGGGGAGCGGTGGGAAGTTGTCGAAATCCCCATTCTCCACAGGTACGGAGAGATCCGGATGGTGCTCTGGAACTCGGCAAATATTGTTGATCCCAGCGGAACCCTCATCTCAACCATCGCACAGGGACAGGACATCACCGAACGCAAGGCAGCAGAGGAAGATCTCAAATCATCCAATGCCTTCCTTGACATGATCATCGACATGAGCCCCTTCTCGATGTGGATTTGCGATAAAGAGGGGACGGTTACAAGAGTGAACCGCTCCCTGTGCCAGACCATCCGTCTCACCCCTGATGACATTGTGGGCAAATACAATGTGCTCAGGGACACCAACCTGGAGACCCAGGGGGTCATGCCCGGTGTACGGGCGGTGTTCGACAACTACACGCCGGCACGTTTTAGTATCCGGTGGAAAGCGGCAGATGCCGGTGATGTCGATTTCAAAGGAGCACGCGACATGCATATCGATGTCTCCTTATTCCCGATCCTGAATGCACGGGGTGAACTGACCCATGTGGTATGCCAGTGGGTTGATATTACCGAACGGAAGAATGCTGAAGATGCACTGAGGGAGACCAATGAGTATCTCCAGAACCTGATCGATTATGCCAATGCTCCGATCATCGTGTGGGACCCGCAGTTCCGTATCACCCGCTTTAACCACGCCTTTGAAAAGCTGACGGGCCGGACCGAAGAGGACGTCATCGGGCAGCACCTTGCAATCCTCTTCCCGGAATCGAGCAGGGACGGGTCGGTTGAGCAGATTAAAAAGACCCTTGAAGGAGAGCGCTGGGAAGTTGTCGAAATCCCCATTCTCCACAGGTCCGGAGAGATCCGGATCGTGCTCTGGAACTCGGCCAATATCGTAAGCCCTGATGGCACGATCATCTCCACCATCGCACAGGGTACCGACATCACCGGGCGCAAGCTGGCGGAAGAGGCGCTGCGCGGGAGCGAAGCTTCCTACCGGGTGCTTGCCGAGAATTTACCAGGTATCGTGTACCGTATCCACCTGCGGGAGGACAACCGTATGGTCTTCTTTAACGATCAGCTGACCGCGTTATCCGGGTATGCTCCTGAAGAACTGGTAAAAGGTGCCGTCTGTTCCATTGAGCCGTTCATTCATCCCGATGATATTCCCCGGGTTCTTGCAGCCGTGGAGAAAGCAGTTGCAGAATCCACAACCTTCAGTGTTGAATACCGGTTCCGGCATAAGGATGGCAGCTGGCGGTACTTCATTGAACGGGGCAAGGTGGTTCCCGGCCAGGATCTGGCACCGCAGTTCATTGATGGTGTGATCCATGATGTCACCGACCGCAAGCTGACCGAGACCCAGCGTGAGAAACTTATCCGGACACTCGAACAGAAAAACACAGAGCTCGAACGCTATACCTACACGGTTTCGCACGATCTCAAGAGCCCGCTCATCACCATTCGCGGGTTTGCCGGGCTGCTCGAAGACGATGCATTAAAAGCGGACCATCTCCTGCTGAAAAAAGATATCCACCGCATCACTGAGGCTGCCGACACGATGCAGTCGCTTCTTGCCGACCTCCTGGAACTTTCCCGCGTGGGAAGGATCGTTAACCCCCCGGAAAAGATCCCGTTTGGCAGGATTGTGTCTGAAGCAGTGGATCTCCTTGCCGGGTCACTCACCGAACGGGGTGTCACGGTCGAGATTGCGCCCGATCTGCCGGAGGTGATTGTCGATTCTGCCCGTATCCGGGAAGTGATGGTCAACCTTATCGAGAATGCAATCAAGTTCCTTGGGAACCGGCCTGACCCCAAAATCCGGATCGGTGTGGACACAACCGGAGAGACCCCGGTCTTCTTCGTGCAGGACAACGGCATCGGGATCAATCCCCGGTATCTTGAACGGATCTTCAACCTGTTCGAAAAACTCGATGCTTCTGCACGGGGTACGGGGATAGGCCTGACGATCAGCCGGCGGATCATCGAAGTGCATGGCGGGAAGATATGGGCGGAATCTGAGGGACCCGGGAAAGGTACCACGTTCCGGTTTACGCTGCCGGCTGTACCCGCAGGAACCCTGGATCATGGCCGGTCCTGA
- a CDS encoding PAS domain S-box protein → MKQKTDNTEDKFRKKRPEVPRRVLLQYVLVLLTFLLLAALGVSYINSINQVASETAISSYQQTELEIVREAARGAEEYIHMEMVVHGRTDITAVEQEVYTKFIDPIRLLKNGDAWIYAPDHIVFDQSADLPKEYWGRSMAQIFALQQTHGASHYEEMTADVTSGREGVGYYVWLPEKGQEIAAWTPVRVGNNTWTIGLSTPLPEILDASGASSHIVIAKAGILSSILLAFILLCLWVFSDMKRRQVNEDLQVSEERFRLIFQNANDGIFAHDISMEGPGKFLDVNDQVCRWLGYTHDEMTRMAVTDIDVPEQFEKFPAIIQRLTEDGFAVFETDFLTKDKKRIPVEVSARLFDLHGRQTILAIIRNITDRKAAEQARRENEARLATAMDIAALADWEYDVPTRFFTFNDRFYALYGTTAEREGGYRMPADVYARTFVHPDEMQVVGEEVNRAITTTDPNYRSHLEHRIIRRDGEIRYIVVRIRITKDAAGRTIKTHGANQDITERKLAEKHLREQEATLETLLNAPTDIFALLDRDGTILNINESGARQEGGTVEEITGRNVYDLLPPSLAGKRREIIKGVFTAGKPAHFEDEYAGRYFYNNIFPVFGAEQKAVERVVLFASDITDRKKAELQLQRYNVDLEEGIAERTASLHRTAELLQDEVLQHEVAEKKIQESLDEKSVLLKEVHHRVKNNLQIIASMLNLQARYITDEKTLQAIKDSQNRVRAMALVHEKLYRSADISKIDLDEYIRFLGNSLFQYYGMKGRGIVFTTGIKDITLDINAAIPVGLIINELISNSLKYAFPDGRKGEISITITREGRVLSFLFKDNGIGIPADFDWRNAESLGLRLVNSLVDQLDGTIELDRTAGTAFTIVVKEKE, encoded by the coding sequence ATGAAACAAAAAACTGACAATACAGAAGATAAGTTCCGGAAGAAACGACCCGAAGTGCCCCGGCGGGTATTACTTCAATACGTTCTCGTTCTACTCACATTTCTCCTGCTCGCCGCGCTTGGAGTCTCTTACATCAACAGCATTAACCAGGTTGCATCTGAGACCGCGATATCATCCTACCAGCAGACCGAACTGGAGATTGTCCGCGAAGCAGCCCGCGGGGCTGAAGAGTACATCCACATGGAGATGGTAGTGCATGGCCGGACGGATATTACGGCTGTTGAACAGGAGGTATATACAAAATTCATCGATCCCATCCGTCTGTTAAAAAACGGCGATGCCTGGATTTATGCGCCGGATCACATCGTATTTGACCAGAGTGCTGACCTGCCAAAGGAATACTGGGGCAGGAGCATGGCGCAGATCTTTGCCCTCCAGCAAACGCACGGGGCAAGCCACTATGAGGAGATGACCGCTGATGTCACCTCTGGCCGGGAAGGGGTCGGGTATTATGTCTGGCTTCCGGAAAAAGGTCAGGAGATCGCGGCGTGGACCCCGGTGAGGGTAGGCAATAATACCTGGACAATCGGCCTGTCAACGCCGCTGCCGGAGATCCTTGACGCAAGCGGCGCCTCGTCCCATATTGTCATTGCCAAAGCGGGTATCCTTTCAAGCATCCTCCTTGCCTTCATCCTGCTCTGCCTGTGGGTATTTTCCGATATGAAGCGGAGGCAGGTCAATGAGGATCTCCAGGTGAGCGAGGAGCGGTTCCGCCTGATATTCCAGAACGCAAATGACGGTATCTTTGCCCACGATATATCCATGGAAGGCCCCGGGAAGTTCCTTGATGTCAATGACCAGGTTTGCCGGTGGCTTGGCTACACCCATGATGAAATGACCCGGATGGCCGTCACGGATATCGATGTTCCCGAGCAGTTCGAAAAATTCCCGGCGATAATACAACGCCTGACAGAAGACGGGTTTGCGGTTTTTGAAACCGACTTTTTGACAAAGGACAAAAAGCGGATCCCGGTTGAAGTGAGTGCCCGCCTTTTCGATCTCCATGGCAGGCAGACAATCCTTGCCATCATACGTAATATCACCGACCGTAAAGCTGCAGAACAGGCGCGGCGGGAGAATGAGGCCCGGCTCGCAACCGCGATGGACATTGCGGCCCTTGCCGACTGGGAGTACGATGTCCCGACCAGGTTCTTCACCTTCAATGACCGGTTTTATGCATTGTACGGCACCACCGCGGAACGGGAAGGCGGCTACCGGATGCCGGCAGATGTGTATGCACGAACATTCGTTCATCCCGATGAGATGCAGGTTGTGGGCGAAGAAGTGAACCGGGCGATTACGACAACAGATCCCAATTACCGGTCACACCTGGAGCACCGGATTATCCGGAGGGACGGGGAAATCCGGTATATTGTTGTCCGGATCAGGATCACCAAGGACGCTGCCGGCCGCACCATAAAAACCCATGGCGCGAACCAGGATATCACCGAGCGCAAACTTGCCGAGAAGCACCTGCGGGAGCAGGAAGCCACCCTTGAAACGCTCCTGAATGCTCCTACGGATATCTTTGCCCTGCTTGACCGGGACGGGACAATCCTGAACATCAACGAGAGTGGTGCCCGACAGGAGGGGGGAACGGTAGAGGAAATCACCGGGCGGAATGTGTACGATCTCCTGCCACCCTCACTGGCTGGAAAACGGAGGGAGATTATAAAAGGGGTCTTCACCGCCGGGAAACCGGCACACTTCGAAGACGAATATGCCGGCAGGTATTTCTATAACAATATTTTCCCGGTCTTCGGTGCAGAACAGAAGGCGGTCGAACGTGTCGTGCTGTTCGCTTCGGATATTACCGACCGCAAGAAGGCAGAGCTGCAGCTCCAGCGTTACAATGTTGACCTTGAGGAGGGGATCGCAGAACGGACGGCATCCCTGCACAGGACCGCCGAACTGCTCCAGGACGAAGTGCTCCAGCATGAAGTAGCGGAGAAGAAGATCCAGGAATCGTTAGACGAAAAAAGTGTCCTGTTAAAAGAGGTTCACCACCGGGTCAAGAACAATCTCCAGATCATTGCAAGCATGTTAAACCTCCAGGCACGGTATATCACGGATGAAAAAACCCTCCAGGCGATCAAGGACAGCCAGAACCGGGTCAGGGCAATGGCCCTTGTCCATGAAAAGCTGTACCGGTCAGCGGATATCTCAAAGATCGACCTCGATGAATATATCAGGTTCCTCGGTAACAGCCTGTTCCAGTACTATGGAATGAAAGGGAGAGGTATCGTGTTCACAACCGGCATTAAGGATATCACGCTTGATATCAATGCCGCGATTCCCGTGGGGCTCATCATCAACGAACTGATCTCCAATTCCCTGAAATATGCATTCCCCGATGGAAGAAAAGGGGAGATTTCCATCACGATTACGCGGGAGGGCAGAGTACTCTCCTTCCTGTTTAAGGATAATGGCATCGGCATCCCTGCAGACTTTGACTGGCGCAATGCGGAATCCCTCGGGCTCCGGCTGGTGAACTCGCTTGTCGACCAGCTGGACGGGACGATTGAACTGGACCGGACAGCAGGGACTGCGTTTACGATTGTCGTAAAGGAAAAAGAGTGA
- a CDS encoding histidine kinase dimerization/phosphoacceptor domain -containing protein: MNLNISTGTIFERVARACGIISVIIGGTGLAGWAFGSRVLTGVRLDYIPMAPNTAILVILLGSALFSGTAWPGNRTVRRVIAGISSLSILIAGLTLAGIITGIDLKTDYLFLTVTGTVGTVPVGRMSPVTATCLLLGSAALLLLLVKKNDLSAFLGTVMALVGGVVIIGYWYGAPLLYGGTVIPVALTTAVALGILGIGMNAAAGPASWPLSSVTGDSTRARLLRGLLPVILILVLLVNWMNTVVVGHADSTVVLFSAVTIILSLLVVYGVVLQISHKIGDPIDLSERERKRTVENVRRARDFYLMVLDDFPNPIWRSDIHAKCDYFNKDWLAFTGRRMEQELGDGWAEGVHPDDLERCVKIYLDHFHAQKPFEMEYRLRYHDGTYRWLYDNGKPLFTPEGEFAGYIGSCYDIHDRRMAEEEIRRLNADLEKRVSERTEDLQHALTRIEKSLHEKEILLREVHHRVKNNFQIILSLLSLQSRSIGDEKFSLGIQESRNRIRAMAFVHEKLYTSADFSRIDLEMYVKYLTKQLFTFFGVRPSTVSLNLKINNIFSDINTAIPLGLVINELVSNSLKHAFPDGRTGQITISILDDQKGLIITYQDNGIGFSKGFDWQTAESLGFKLIRVLVDQLDGTIEQQSREGTRFIIKVKKKTDEQGYLHGTFNPVPE, encoded by the coding sequence ATGAATCTGAACATCAGCACCGGTACCATTTTTGAACGGGTTGCACGTGCCTGCGGGATTATTTCAGTTATTATCGGGGGGACGGGTCTTGCAGGATGGGCCTTTGGATCGCGAGTCCTGACGGGGGTGCGACTGGATTATATCCCCATGGCACCCAACACTGCCATCCTTGTCATCCTGCTCGGGTCCGCTCTTTTTTCCGGGACCGCATGGCCCGGGAACCGTACTGTCCGCAGGGTGATTGCAGGAATCTCATCTCTTAGTATCCTCATCGCAGGCCTGACCCTTGCCGGGATCATTACCGGCATCGATCTTAAGACGGATTATCTCTTCCTCACGGTAACGGGTACGGTCGGCACCGTTCCTGTAGGGCGAATGTCTCCGGTGACTGCAACCTGCTTGCTGCTGGGAAGTGCTGCACTCCTGCTTCTCCTGGTGAAAAAGAACGATCTGAGTGCGTTTCTGGGCACGGTGATGGCGCTGGTTGGCGGAGTAGTGATCATCGGGTACTGGTATGGCGCCCCGCTGCTTTACGGGGGCACCGTAATACCGGTTGCACTTACCACAGCAGTGGCCCTCGGGATACTGGGGATCGGGATGAACGCAGCTGCGGGTCCCGCCAGCTGGCCCCTCTCCAGCGTAACTGGCGATTCGACCCGCGCACGACTCCTCCGCGGGCTGCTGCCGGTCATCCTCATCCTTGTCCTCCTCGTGAACTGGATGAATACAGTCGTCGTGGGACATGCGGACAGCACGGTAGTCCTCTTTTCTGCCGTGACAATTATTCTCTCCCTGCTTGTCGTGTATGGGGTAGTCTTACAGATATCCCATAAAATCGGGGATCCTATCGATCTGTCCGAGCGGGAACGGAAAAGAACCGTGGAAAATGTGCGGAGAGCACGGGATTTTTACTTAATGGTCCTTGACGATTTTCCCAACCCGATCTGGCGGTCGGACATCCATGCGAAATGCGATTATTTCAACAAGGACTGGCTCGCGTTTACCGGGCGCAGGATGGAGCAGGAGCTTGGCGACGGATGGGCTGAAGGGGTCCACCCGGACGATCTCGAACGGTGCGTAAAAATCTATCTCGATCATTTCCATGCGCAAAAACCATTCGAGATGGAGTACCGGCTCCGGTATCATGATGGCACCTACCGCTGGCTCTACGATAACGGGAAACCACTATTCACCCCGGAGGGGGAGTTTGCCGGGTATATCGGCTCCTGCTACGACATCCATGACCGCCGTATGGCGGAAGAAGAGATCCGGCGGCTCAATGCGGATCTGGAGAAACGGGTTTCAGAGCGGACGGAAGATTTGCAGCATGCACTCACCCGGATTGAAAAATCCCTGCATGAGAAAGAGATTCTCCTGCGTGAAGTTCACCACCGGGTCAAGAACAACTTCCAGATCATCTTAAGCCTGCTCTCCCTCCAGTCGCGAAGCATTGGTGATGAGAAGTTTTCCCTGGGGATACAGGAGAGCCGGAACCGGATACGGGCTATGGCATTTGTTCATGAGAAACTGTATACTTCAGCAGATTTCTCCCGGATTGATCTGGAGATGTATGTAAAATACCTGACAAAACAGTTATTTACCTTCTTTGGGGTACGCCCGTCGACAGTCTCACTCAATCTTAAAATAAACAATATTTTCAGTGATATCAACACGGCAATTCCTTTGGGGCTTGTCATCAATGAGCTGGTCTCGAACTCGTTAAAGCATGCCTTCCCTGATGGGAGAACAGGCCAGATCACCATCAGTATCCTTGACGATCAAAAGGGACTCATTATTACGTACCAGGATAACGGTATCGGATTTTCCAAAGGCTTTGACTGGCAGACAGCAGAGAGCCTTGGTTTCAAACTCATCCGCGTGCTGGTCGATCAGCTCGATGGTACTATTGAGCAGCAATCCCGTGAAGGTACACGCTTTATAATCAAAGTGAAGAAAAAAACGGATGAGCAGGGATACCTCCACGGTACATTTAACCCGGTCCCGGAATGA